A single region of the Nicotiana sylvestris chromosome 6, ASM39365v2, whole genome shotgun sequence genome encodes:
- the LOC104232014 gene encoding alanine aminotransferase 2, mitochondrial-like, translated as MRRFVSYRARNLISTTTTSSLLAAFRFLSTLQPSSSDSMGSDYSSTPVTRDTLNPKVLNCEYAVRGEIVTLAQKLQEEIKENPGSHPFDEILYCNIGNPQSLAQQPITFFREVLALCDHPAILDKSETQGLFSADAIERAFQILDQIPGRATGAYSHSQGIKGLRDTIASGIEARDGYPVDPNDLFLTDGASPAVHMMMQLLIRSENDGILCPIPQYPLYSASIALHGGTLVPYYLDEQTGWGLEISELEQQLKTAKSKGIDVRALVVINPGNPTGQVLGEANQREIVEFCKREGLVLLADEVYQENVYVPDKKFHSFKKVSRSMGYGEKDISLVSFQSVSKGFYGECGKRGGYMEVTGFSPEVREQIYKVASVNLCSNISGQILASLIMSPPKVGDESYVSFSAEKEGILSSLARRAKTLEDALNSLEGVTCNRAEGAMYLFPRINLPDKAIKAAEAAKTAPDAFYAKRLLNATGIVVVPGSGFRQVPGTWHFRCTILPQEEKIPAIVSRLTEFHEKFMNEFRG; from the exons ATGCGGAGATTCGTATCCTACAGAGCTAGAAATCTCATCTCCACTACAACTACTTCTTCATTACTTGCTGCGTTTCGTTTCTTGTCCACTCTTCAGCCTTCATCTTCTGATTCAATGGGTTCCGATTATTCGTCCACACCTGTCACTCGAGACACCCTTAATCCCAAG GTTTTGAACTGTGAGTATGCTGTCCGTGGAGAGATTGTCACACTTGCTCAG AAATTGCAGGAAGAAATCAAGGAGAATCCAGGTTCTCATCCCTTCGATGAG ATCTTATACTGCAATATTGGAAATCCTCAATCACTGGCTCAGCAGCCTATCACTTTCTTTAGAGAG GTCCTTGCATTGTGCGACCATCCAGCCATTTTGGACAAAAGTGAAACACAAGGTCTGTTCAG TGCGGATGCCATAGAACGAGCTTTCCAGATCCTTGACCAAATTCCTGGGAGAGCAACTGGTGCATACAGCCACAGTCAG GGCATCAAAGGATTGCGCGATACAATTGCTTCTGGTATTGAAGCTCGTGATGGCTATCCTGTGGATCCAAATGATCTTTTCTTGACTGATGGTGCAAGTCCAGCG GTTCACATGATGATGCAGCTGCTCATCAGGTCAGAGAATGATGGAATTCTCTGTCCCATTCCCCAGTATCCTCTTTACTCTGCTTCAATTGCCCTCCATGGTGGAACTCTT GTTCCTTATTATCTTGATGAACAAACAGGATGGGGGCTTGAGATCTCAGAACTTGAGCAACAGCTGAAAACCGCAAAATCCAAGGGTATTGATGTTAGGGCTTTGGTTGTCATCAATCCAGGCAACCCTACTGGGCAG GTTCTTGGTGAGGCCAACCAACGGGAAATTGTAGAATTCTGCAAGAGGGAAGGCCTTGTCCTTCTGGCTGATGAA GTCTATCAAGAAAATGTTTACGTGCCTGACAAGAAATTCCACTCATTTAAGAAAGTTTCCCGCTCAATGGGATATGGTGAAAAGGATATATCTTTAGTGTCTTTTCAGTCCGTGTCAAAAG GATTCTATGGAGAGTGTGGAAAGCGAGGAGGTTACATGGAGGTCACTGGTTTTAGCCCTGAAGTGCGGGAACAGATATACAAAGTGGCGTCTGTCAATCTGTGTTCCAATATCTCTGGTCAGATACTTGCAAGTCTCATCATGAGTCCCCCAAAG GTGGGAGATGAATCATACGTGTCTTTTTCTGCGGAGAAAGAAGGAATACTGTCGTCCTTGGCAAGACGTGCAAAG ACACTAGAAGATGCATTAAATAGTTTGGAAGGAGTGACATGCAATAGAGCAGAAGGGGCTATGTATCTCTTTCCGCGTATTAACTTGCCCGACAAAGCAATAAAAGCAGCAGAAGCAGCTAAAACTGCACCAGACGCCTTTTATGCTAAACGCCTCCTTAATGCCACTGGAATCGTTGTTGTTCCAGGCTCTGGATTTCGTCAG GTTCCTGGAACCTGGCATTTTAGATGCACAATTTTACCACAAGAAGAGAAGATACCAGCTATTGTATCTCGTCTTACAGAATTCCACGAGAAGTTCATGAATGAATTTCGCGGCTGA